Part of the Roseobacter litoralis Och 149 genome, CGGGTCCGGGACGGTAGCGAGACCGGTCATAGTCGATATCTGGTCGCGATGGCGCAAAACCGCGAAAACTGGAGCGGAAATATTCCCCGACACTTTTTACCCCTGTCGGTAGAATACGCAGCGCTTGCGTGTGCATGATCTTGCCCGTTTCATCACGACCGATAATCCAACACGCATTTCCTTTGCCAAGCTTGTGTTGCTTGTTGTCAAAGGGATCTCCTACAACATGGTCAGGCCGCGCTTGCTTAACCCAATGTCTGTATTCGTCAAAGTCATATCCCATGGTAAGCCTGACACCGAACCGGTTCAGTATCTCTGAACTGGACGCCGCAAACTTGTCTTCTGCACTCATTCCGTGAATCGCCATTAGCCCCTCCTGCGTTAAGCATTCAAGGCTGACTTTAACTCATTTTATTGGTTTTGCTGCAAAATTCGCGCAGCGGTTACAATTTACTTAACTACATCACCATGTCCTCCGGCATCTGACGCAGCATTTCGTGGGTCACTCCATTAATATGCACATCATAAGTTCTTCTAACGACCGTAATCATGGCAAAGCTATCGTCGGGATATCGCGCACCCAACAGCATCCGCTCATAAGAAATGGGCGTCATTATACCCTCATCCCCCTTCGGCAGGAGGGTGAATACGTGATCGAGTCGCACGGAGCGAGTCGCCTCGATTTCCTCGTATGCATAGTTGACGAGCCGGCCAAAGCCGTCACCACCCGGCATTTGCGCCAAAGCACTGCCGATGCTGGATCGGGCAACCTTCCACCCGAACCAGGTCACAAACGAGCTATGGTCTCCAACTTCGGTGAAAAGCCAGTTTCCTTCATGGCGGCGCGATACCGTGCAATAGGGCCTTACTGCCTGAAACGCTTCGTGTTCGAGCTCACCACCCGCCTGTGTCCACGCACACATTATTTCTTCGAGAATCGTTCCGGTTGACGTGAACACCTCACTGATCGGCTTTTGCTGCTGAAAATGGCACCATCCATCAGGCTCAACATGTCGTAAATATTGAAGACCATTTATCACATCAGACTGCCCGGAGAGCCACGCATCGCCCCGTGCTAGCACCTCTTCAGCCTCCGGCAAAGCGCGTTTACCTGCGTCGGTCAAATGGTACTGACGGTCTTTTACTGTAAACAATTCAACGCCTTTGGATTCCTCCAAAAGCGCGATATGCCGGCGAAGGGTCTGCCGGGTGCTGCCAAGCTCTTTCACCGCGTGACTAAGGTTGAGCGTCCGCGCAAGCGTCGTGAACGACCGGATCATCTCATGCAACAGCGCATGGCTATCAGGCGGCTTTCGCACCTGAGTAGATTGATGATTGGTGTCCATGATCCTGTTCATGAGGGCAGATGGTAAATAAATCACCCACTAATGCAACATTTTTCACCCAACACCCGTAAATTTTTTATCAAAAAAAAGAAAAAGGTACTCAGTTGATCCAAAGAGTGATTCCCGCGATGAGTGAAGGCAACGAAGTAAAAGGGTTTAAAAAGTTATGTCACATCCAGTTGATGCACACGTTGGTCGCAAGCTTAAGCAGATCAGAACCATGCGCCGTTTGTCCCAGACAGATGTTGCCCGTGAGTTGAATCTGTCATTTCAGCAAATTCAGAAATACGAGATTGGCTCCAACAGAATCGCGGCAAGCCGTCTCTATGAACTGTCGCGCATTTTCGACGTCCCAACTTCCTATTTCTTCGAGGGACTGGATGCCGCAACAAAAACCACATGTGAGCGCGATCCCAGCATGGAAATCGTAACTGCATTGGCAAACATTCGTGACGACAGCGTGAAATCACGCATCGTTACGTTCATCGAAGACGTGTCCGGCGTGACAGTGGCACGACAGAGTTAAGGTTATTTAACGGTTTTGCCGGCGGGTGAGTATTTCGCCGGTGTTTTGAGGTTAGTATTCGTAACGATTAACGACCCGTGGCTTCGTGCTGCGGGTTTTTTCTTTTTATTGCGTGATCAAAAAACATCCCTGCCCGGAAAGCGCGCACCGCAGGGGAAAGTAATTTTCATCCAAAATGACCCCTGCCAACGTATTTAAGTTGCGCTGCAAGTGCGAAAGAATTAAACCGACCGAGAACGAAAAGGATGTTGATATGGCCCATGACGGACAAGACCCTTCATTTCATGTGACAGTGCTGGTGGATGACCTGCTCAAGGTGACTGCCGCGGCTGTCCCGCCGGTTGAGGCACTGCTTGAGACAGCCAAGGCAAGGGTCAGGGCCAAGGTGAGCGAAAATGGCCGTGTCTCCGGCGCGCTGATCGAACAGCATCAGACAGCCGCGCATGGTCTGGCCTGGCTTGCAACCTATGCGCAATCGCTCAGGCAGATGCAAAAGTGGGCCGAAACACTCAACGCCGAAGGTAATTTCAGCGAGACGGAACAATTGATCCACCAGATCGCCTTTGGTGAATACCTCTGGCAGATCTATGGCGGCATCCAGATGAATCAGGGTGAGATCGTGCGACTGCAGGATCTTGGGCTTGATCAATCTGAAATGCGCGGCCTGATGGAACCCGCCGTGATGACCCTCACGCAATCGGGCAACACGCAGGCAGCGCGCACGCGGCTCGCCGAACTTATGCAGGAACAGTCTGCAAACACCACCGTCGGGGCTTCCGGCCTAGATGAAGAGCTGGAAATGATCCGCGATCAGTTCCGCCGCTACGCCGTCGAGAAAGTCGAACCCTTTGCCCACGAATGGCACCTCAAGGATGAGTTGATCCCGATGGAGGTTATCGACGAGTTGGCCGAGATGGGCGTTTTCGGTCTGACCATCCCCGAAGAATATGGCGGGTTCGGTCTGTCCAAAGCATCCATGTGCGTGGTTTCTGAGGAGCTGTCGCGCGGCTATATCGGCGTGGGATCCCTTGGAACGCGCTCCGAAATCGCAGCAGAACTCATCATCGCGGGCGGCACAGAAGCGCAGAAAGAGAAATGGCTGCCCCGCCTTGCCTCTGCTGAAACCTTGCCGACGGCAGTCTTTACCGAGCCGAACACCGGATCGGATCTGGGCAGCCTGCGCACACGCGCGGTGAAAGATGGCGAGAATTACAGCATCACCGGGAATAAAACGTGGATCACCCATGCGACCCGTACCAATGTCATGACGCTGCTGGCCCGCACAGACCCCGACACAACCGATTATCGCGGCCTGTCGATGTTTCTGGCGGAAAAAACCCCCGGTGATGATGAGAACCCCTTTCCAACCGATGGCATGACGGGCGGCGAGATCGAGGTGCTGGGGTATCGCGGGATGAAGGAATACGAACTCGCCTTCGACAACTTCGAGGTCAAGGGCGAAAACCTTTTAGGCGGCGAAGAGGGCAAGGGCTTCAAACAGCTGATGGAGACGTTTGAATCTGCGCGCATCCAGACCGCTGCCCGCGCCGTTGGTGTGGCGCAATCGGCCTTGGACATTGCCATGCAATATGCGCAGGATCGCAAACAGTTTGGCAAGTCACTGATCGAATTCCCCCGCGTTTCGGGCAAACTCGCCATGATGGCGGTCGAGATCATGATTGCGCGGCAGCTGACGTATTTTTCGGCCTTCGAAAAGGATGAAGGACGTCGTTGTGATGTTGAGGCCGGGATGGCAAAACTGCTGGGCGCACGGGTCGCATGGGCCGCGGCGGACAATGGGCTGCAAATCCATGGCGGGAATGGCTTTGCGCTTGAGTATAAAATCAGCCGCGTGCTCTGTGATGCCCGCATTCTGAACATTTTTGAGGGCGCGGCGGAAATTCAGGCGCAGGTCATCGCGCGCCGCATTCTCGGCTGAAACACGTTCTTTTTTGGGGCGCGGGGCTAATTTTCGCCCCGCGCTTTTTCGCGCAACGGCTGTATTTTGCGCAAAACAACCGCCTCATGGGCGGGTTTAATGCCGCACGTGCAAAGTAAAGACCTGCGACTCTCTTCGCACTTGCAGCATTTTCGCTCCGGGCGTATGCCTGAAGCATGAAACATCAGCGACTGAACAAACAATCATGGGTAGACAGAGGCCTTGCGGCACTGGTGCTAAAAGGGCCGACAGCTCTTGCAGCTGAACCGCTTGCGCGCGACCTTGGCACGACTAAGGGCTCATTCTACTGGCATTTCAAAGACGTACCGGATTTTCAATCGGCAGTGGTGAAACACTGGCAAGGTCAGGCTTTTGCCAAGATACTCACCGCCCTCGAAGACACAGGCAGCGCAGAGCAACGGTTGCGACGGTTCGGCAAGGAAATCCTCAATGATTCGCATGATCCTGCCATGCGCGCATGGGCCCGGTCCGATAAGGCTGTCGCCAAGGCAATTGCTCAGGTCGACACAGAACGTCTGACCTATCTGACCAACCTGCTGCGACATTTGGGCATCAAGAATGATGACTTTGCGCAAAGCTTGCTGGCAGCGCTCGTCGGCCTGCCTGCCGTGACGACTAAAACAGCGGCGGCCAAATCCTTTGAAACCATGGTCGATCTTGTTCTGGCGCTCAAGTGAGGACAACCGGAGCGGTCCTGCTCGCCCTATTGGCGATCGGTGGCTGCGCCAAGGATGAAACCGTGGCGGCCTACGGCGGCGCGGATAAAGTATGGCGCGTGGTCGAGATTGACGGCGTTCCCTTTGGCGAAAATGCTACATTGACGTTCCCAGCATCAGGTCAGATTGCCGGGGATGGGCCATGCAACGGATACAGTGCGGAAATGACAGCGCCTTATCCTTGGTTTGATGCCGGCCCGATACTGGCAACAAAGAAGCTGTGTCCAGATGCGGCATCCGAAACGCTGTACTTTGAAGCGCTTGAAAACGTGAGCTTATCCGAAGTTCTGCGCGACACGATGATCCTGTCCACGCCCGAGGGCCGCAGCATCATTTTCAAAGCCGGCGGCTGAAGGTTTCGACAAAGCGCGCGCGCGCTTCGGGCAGTGGTTTGCCGCCCAAATCCCGCGCCAGATGTTCGGTCAGAAAATACCCCGTCGTGACAAACGCCTGTGCGATCTCAGCATCCGGACCACCGCCGACCCCGCGCAAAATGGGCGGTAACGGCAACAAACGCTCCGCCCAATCACCCGCCCCTTGGGCAGACACAGCACGACCGCTTTTGGGGGAAACATAGATCAGATCATCGCGCTGGCCCGTTACCGCACATTGGTCAAGTTCAAGGGCATAGCCCATCTCATGCA contains:
- a CDS encoding acyl-CoA dehydrogenase family protein is translated as MAHDGQDPSFHVTVLVDDLLKVTAAAVPPVEALLETAKARVRAKVSENGRVSGALIEQHQTAAHGLAWLATYAQSLRQMQKWAETLNAEGNFSETEQLIHQIAFGEYLWQIYGGIQMNQGEIVRLQDLGLDQSEMRGLMEPAVMTLTQSGNTQAARTRLAELMQEQSANTTVGASGLDEELEMIRDQFRRYAVEKVEPFAHEWHLKDELIPMEVIDELAEMGVFGLTIPEEYGGFGLSKASMCVVSEELSRGYIGVGSLGTRSEIAAELIIAGGTEAQKEKWLPRLASAETLPTAVFTEPNTGSDLGSLRTRAVKDGENYSITGNKTWITHATRTNVMTLLARTDPDTTDYRGLSMFLAEKTPGDDENPFPTDGMTGGEIEVLGYRGMKEYELAFDNFEVKGENLLGGEEGKGFKQLMETFESARIQTAARAVGVAQSALDIAMQYAQDRKQFGKSLIEFPRVSGKLAMMAVEIMIARQLTYFSAFEKDEGRRCDVEAGMAKLLGARVAWAAADNGLQIHGGNGFALEYKISRVLCDARILNIFEGAAEIQAQVIARRILG
- a CDS encoding META domain-containing protein; translated protein: MRTTGAVLLALLAIGGCAKDETVAAYGGADKVWRVVEIDGVPFGENATLTFPASGQIAGDGPCNGYSAEMTAPYPWFDAGPILATKKLCPDAASETLYFEALENVSLSEVLRDTMILSTPEGRSIIFKAGG
- a CDS encoding TetR/AcrR family transcriptional regulator — encoded protein: MKHQRLNKQSWVDRGLAALVLKGPTALAAEPLARDLGTTKGSFYWHFKDVPDFQSAVVKHWQGQAFAKILTALEDTGSAEQRLRRFGKEILNDSHDPAMRAWARSDKAVAKAIAQVDTERLTYLTNLLRHLGIKNDDFAQSLLAALVGLPAVTTKTAAAKSFETMVDLVLALK
- a CDS encoding helix-turn-helix domain-containing protein; translated protein: MSHPVDAHVGRKLKQIRTMRRLSQTDVARELNLSFQQIQKYEIGSNRIAASRLYELSRIFDVPTSYFFEGLDAATKTTCERDPSMEIVTALANIRDDSVKSRIVTFIEDVSGVTVARQS
- a CDS encoding LysR family transcriptional regulator — translated: MDTNHQSTQVRKPPDSHALLHEMIRSFTTLARTLNLSHAVKELGSTRQTLRRHIALLEESKGVELFTVKDRQYHLTDAGKRALPEAEEVLARGDAWLSGQSDVINGLQYLRHVEPDGWCHFQQQKPISEVFTSTGTILEEIMCAWTQAGGELEHEAFQAVRPYCTVSRRHEGNWLFTEVGDHSSFVTWFGWKVARSSIGSALAQMPGGDGFGRLVNYAYEEIEATRSVRLDHVFTLLPKGDEGIMTPISYERMLLGARYPDDSFAMITVVRRTYDVHINGVTHEMLRQMPEDMVM